A window of Sorex araneus isolate mSorAra2 chromosome 3, mSorAra2.pri, whole genome shotgun sequence genomic DNA:
GTGTGAGGGGTCGGCCCTTCCCCTTCGGTGCTGGTCTCTGTCGGCTGCCGAGCCTGCCTTCAGGGTCATGTCTGCAGTCCTTGTGTGTCTGCAGTTCATTGTGTGTCTGTTGCGAGTGTCCCCAGGGCTGCGTGCTCCGGTGTGGTTCTGAGGGTGTGTACACAGGAGTtggtgacttggggctggagctccCGCGTGGCAGATAAGGCACAcgccttgctcgcagccaacctggtttggcccctggcacaaccaggaatgatccctgagcaccaccccgtAGAGTCCCCCCAAAGACAGAAAACACAACTTTCATGGTACATGAATTGGTCAAGACTCAGCAGTGCTAGGGCGCAGGGCGGACAGTCTCTGTGGAATGCCACTTCTCACGGGAAATCCACACGCCTGGTCACGCAGTCAGAGCAGAGGGTGTGGGCCAGAGCCTTTGCACAGCACACAGGGGTCCTGCCAGGCTAGTAGACAACCCAGCTccggtcctcagcaccccatagggtcccccaggtgCCACCGCGAgtaatctctgagcccagagccacgagtaagccctgagcaccgccaggtgtggcccgaaaaagACAGGGCTTAGCGGGGTTCCAGGTTGGTTGGAGCTTTCCCGAGGCCCCGCTGACTCCAGGCTAGAGCCAGAGCTGCGCCCCCTTGTTCAGATGTGGTTGGGGGGGCCACCCTCGCGGTCGGCCGACTCAGCCCTGACTCACGCCCCGTGGGTTCCTGAGCTGCTCTCCCCCGTCCACAGTTAGACTCGAATCTGAACCTCTTGCCCCCAGCCAGGGTTTACGGCTGCCTGGCTCTGGCCAGCGCTGACCGTTCCTGGGCCCACAGTGTCCCCCGTTCAGGGGCAGGAGGCTcggaggtggggagtgggtgagTAACGGGGCTTTGAAGTCCCAGGCTCCGACTTTGAAGCTTAGCGTTGCCGCTTCCAGCCTGATGTGGACTCTGCCTGTTGACTCACCGGGAGTGAGGACGGGCATGTCTGCCCCCGGGCCCGCGGTGCGGCCTGACTCACCCGCACCCTCGAGGGAGTTCTGAGAACATAGGTTTGGCCCCTCGGCTTTTTGATCCAGCCTCTCCCCCCGTAAGAGGGGgtgcgccgggggggggggggtggcaggagcgACTTGGAGACCCAGGACGTGCCAACCCTTgaccctggctgtcttcctgcaTGGGCCCCGGAGCCTGTCACGTGACGTCTGTGCAGTTACAGATGCCCACGCCTAGTTTGGCAGGCACCACCCAGCCTCCCTCAGAGGGGGGCCCGTGGCCCGCTCCTGtcggtggtgccaggggtggaacccggggTCTGGCCTCCCGGGCCCCCAGTGCCGTAGCGGCACAATCTCAGTGTGCTGGGAAGGACGCCGGGCTCTGTCCCCGTGTGCCCCGAGGTGAGCCGCAGGCAGGAAGCCCGGGCAGCTGTGGGCGTCGCTCTCGTGCGGCCCGGCCCgagaggccccggggcccggtTTCCTGGCTCGCCGCTGCCTCTGTGCAGGGCCTCGCAGAGGACGACGGTGACCAGGAGTCTCCTGCTGACCCTTCCTCTAGGCCCAACTATGCTCCGTGGTCTCCAGAGATGGGCAGTCGCAGTTCTAGGGGGCTCTGCTCCAGTCAGCCATCGCCTGgggcccccctgccccagggaccCGCAGGctagcagccccccgccccagggacccacaggccagCAGCCCCCGACCCAGAGGCCCGCACACCCCGCGCCTCCTTGTCCCGGGGCCGTGCCCGGCATTGCCCGGGGCCCCGGAGGGCCCCCCTGCCCGCGGGGTGCGGATGCCGAGCGTGACTCTCTGGGGTGTGGCTGCGCCCCGCCCGCAGCTGGGGAAGCTGTGCTTGCTGGGGTGCTGCGCTCCCCTCTGGGCGGGGCCCAGCACCCACGACGTGCCCAGGCAGGCGCAGGCCCGGGGCCTTGTCCTGACCGAGCTCTCGGCAGGAGCGGCTccgtggggagggctggggccacacccggccctgAAAGTTGGGGTCAGCAGAGCGCCAGCTGCCCCCTGCGCCCGGGGCGACCCCTTCGTGCTCCCCATGGACCCTGCATGGACCCGTGGGGCTGTGGGGACCAGCCCAGGAGCAGGCCCCACCCGGCCCTCCTCTGCAGGCCCgccgcggggggaggggtggtagtGTGAGGTCTTGGGGGCCCCCCAGAGCAGCAACAGGCCTCGGTGGGCACAGGGCCCGTCTCACCCTCCCCGGTGGCTGCCATCTGCCCAGCCGCAGCCGTCAAGCTGCACATGGTGGGCTTGAGGCTCCTGAGGCCAACTGAGGCACGTTCCAGAGTTGCCGCTGTCCTGGCAACCTCGTGGGGCTGGTTTTGGTGCTGGGGTGGTGGTAGGGCCGTCACCCGTGCTCCGTCCTCGGCATCCTGAGCGCTGTCACCAACAGGATGGCGGGAAACCCGGGTCCTCACGCCTGCCacgaatcagccctgagcaccgctgggtgagacccagaaCTTACAGAGGGAACACAGCGTTGTCCGTGGCCCCCTGGGGCCCTCAGCCCCACTGCGCGCTTGCCCAGACCCGGTCTCCTCTGTGCTCCGTGCCCGGCGTgtgcccggggctggagggaggccAAGCAGGGCAGGCCCCTCGGTCCCAGGCACCTCTGTCCCCTACCGGCCAGCAGGGCAGCCATTGAGCCTAGCAGGTGCCCCAGGGGGCGGTGCCACCCCCAGGGGGCACTAGAGGGGTGGCAGGAGCGTCCTCCTGTGCTgtagaaggtagggcacttggggGACACTTTCTCTGAAGCGGGGCCCTCGGGTCTGTGTGCTCGGGGCCTcctgctctgctcccctccccccgcgaAACCCTCTCGGCTCTTCAGACCCTGCAGGGAAGCAGCGGCCGAGAGCGCGGCCCTCAGCGAGGGCGGCCGTGCACGTGTGGGGGCAGAGGCGGCTTCCTGCGGGGGCCTGGTGGGAGCGGGGGCTTCCTGCGGTGCTCCGGCGGCTCTGGAAGGCATTGTTCGCGCTCCCCGTGACGTCACCCCGCAGGGCAGCCAGCCCCTTCGGGCACTTTCGCCCTGGCCCCGCTGGCCTGGCGGCGGCTTTCCCCTTGCCAGGACGCTTCCCGGGCCGGATGAAGCCACTTGCAGGTTGGAAacaggcactgcagggccctggcGGCCTGGCCGCGCCCCTCCCGGCTCCACCCGCCTCCCGGAGCCACATTGTTTTGGCGTCTCTGCTGGGCCTTGCGGGCCAGGTTCTGCCTTTCCCCTGCCAGGGCTGCGGCTTCCTACGGCCCTAAAGGCCGGGATTGGCGGGTGGGGCGCAGCCGCAGGCCCTGGGTCCACCACACagaacaaaactgaaagaaacccggtgggggctgggggggctgtcTGGCGTGTGTGGGGCCCCAGGTGTccccctggtggcccccagtgcCGGGGGAGGCTCCCACCCGCTGAGAGAAGCTCAGGTCTCGGCCAAGGTCAGCCGCTCCCTCGCCTGGCGTCTAGGAAGGGGATTTTGCTCTGCTTTGCAGCCTGGTGCCTTTGGGGCCGACCCTCAGGGGTGTGGGTgttccccctccagcccctcctgctgggcctggggtccctggggtTCCGCATgggctggtgtgggggggggggtctctgcagCTACTGCCCTACAGTTAGTACCCAGAGAGTCCCCAGGAGGgcgtggagggggcagggggacaggcgTGTCCCTCGGGGGGTGCTGGGGCGCCTGGTGAGGGAGCTCTGGCAaggcctccaccccccaccctgcccgccaTGGAGACTGGGCACGCCCAGAGTCGGCACTGGGCACTGGGGGGCGCGGAGGACACTGCCGTGCCACCGGCCCGACCCTGCCCTCCCCGAGGAGAAGGGCAGTGAGTGGGCGCAGCTTCAACACTtggcccgccccccccacaccgaGTCTGGCCCTCGAGGCTCAGTTCAGTCCAGGTGAAGCATTTCCCCCGGGCCCACCCAGAAGAGTGGCATCGAGAAGGTGCTTTGGGGAGGGCCCGGAGCAGTAGCCCagagtagggcactggccttcacgcagctggcctgggggtTAATTCcagaccccacatggtcccccgacgcccaccaggagtgatccctgagcacagagcgaggagtcagCCCCAGGCACGGCCGGGAGGGCCCCCCAGTGCTGGTCTCTGCAGGAGGGCCGGGAAGGGCTGGACGTGCCTGCGGGTGGCGCTTCCTGCTTAGGACAGACCAGCCGGGCAGAGTGGGGACTGTCCGGGGCCTGCCCGGGTCCCCCGTCACCTGCCGCCTGCCCTTGGCAGCTTTCCCTTTCACTCCAGCCGaaagtcagaaaaaataaataaaccctccCGGGAGCAGCCGGCGAGTCCTGTGTGTTTGCTCGCGGCTCCGTGTTGGTACCGGCTGGAGACGGCGAGGCCGTGGGCTCCGGTGCCGGCTAGCTGGCCGGGCCGACGCTGGCCACTGTAATGGGGGGGTTCCGGGGCGCTGGGCTGCCTGGCACGGAAGCCCCAGCTCACGTCCTGTTTCTGCTCCTCTTCTGCAGGATAACGCGGAGGTAGAGAAGCGGGACCCCCAGGAGTTAGTGGGTAAGTGCCCCAGGCGCCGTGGGCCAGGGCCGCCTCCGGGGGGCCACGCGCCCCATGCCAGGGAACGGCTCCCTGCTGCTTCCGCTGCTGCTTTAAAAATCAATACTTAGGGGCCAGGCAGTAGTACAGAGGGCGGGCGTTGGCCTCGcaggggctgacccaggctcagtccccggcGTCCCGAATACCGGtctcccacccccgcctgagccccgccaggaataatcctgagctcCCCGCCAGGCGCAAGCCCGCAGCAtcgccccacccccaggctaAAGAAAAATGGTGTTTCCGGGCCGGGGaggccagtgggtagggcacttgccatgcacacggctaacccgggttctcgtggttccctgagcaccgccgggtgtggccctcaaacaagcgATGTTTATTCCAAGGGGGGAAAGTAACATGAGCAGGTGGTGTCCGTCTGTCCCGTGTgcccttcccgcccctcccctcccagggctgaggCCTGCTGTGTGCACAGCGGGGCTGACGGGTCAGTGGGCCTGGAGCCTCTTCCTCATCACCCAGGACAGCCACACCCTCGGGCCCGCCATGGCCGGAGCTGGGGAGGGTCACAGTGGACAGTGGCCGTCAGGGCCTGCCCAtgtggaaggggctggagaagcGCCCCTGTCCCCCGCGGGTGCCGGGCTGTCCGGGTGGCTCGGGTCCCGAGGACGGACTCGCCTGAGAACCGAGTCCCGCTGGGCCCAGTGGTTTGGCCCAGGGAACTTGGGTCCCCTCGGCCAGGGGCTGCGGGCCTGCCCTCCGCCTCCCCACGGCACCTGCTCCAGGCGCaggggagaggtgaggggagagggcgGCACTTTCTAGACAGGCGCCTGCGCCCCGAAGCCACGTCCACAGCCGGCCCGGGCAGGGGCCCACAGACACTCGCCCTCGGCCCGCAGGTgctgccccttcctccctgtGCCCCTCGCGTCCCCCGGAAGCCGGGCTCCCCCGTCCCGTCTGTGCGTCACCCAGAAACTGGGCTCCCACCCTCGCCATGTGGAAGGCCATGCGGGGCGGGGTTCAGACCCGGGACCCCCCGCATGCGGCTTGTGTCATGGGGCTGGGACGGAGGAGCCCCGGGCCCTGCGCCCAGCCTTGGCTTCTGTGCGTCCGTGCCGGGGGGTGTagccgccaccccccaccccgccccagctgCAGCGCCAGTGGCTCCGCCCTTGCCCCCATGTGACAGGAAAGACTTTCCAGGCATCGCCGGGTGCTGGGCGGGGGGTGGCCCCTACCCGGCCTCGCTGGGTAGTGCTCTCCGCATTGGCTCATCAGCCCCCGCCACGGTTTGGTTCTGATCTTTGTATTCCTCGtgtcagggagcaaacccagggctcTCGGGGATGCCGTGCGCTGACGGAGCCCTCCAGGCCAGACTCCGGGGTCCAGCCCGGCCGGGAGCGGGAGCTCGGGGCGTTTCCGTGCCCACAGGCTAACTGGGCGCCGTGGctcagcctcccccgcccccattgACGTGAGCCCAGCGGCCTTGCCACCTGCTCACATTCCTGCCTGGCAGCTATGGCTGCCAGAGTTGGGCTCTGGCCTGGCCGTGCCCACGGGTGACTCACGCGGCTCCCCTGGGCCCGTGTGGCTGCTTCCCAGAGGGCCCAGGAGACCAGCGCGGCGggaggggcgcggcggcggccccTGTGCCCAAGGCGCTGCGGGCCGTGGCTCCGGCTCCGGGTGCTGTGCGTGGGTCCCTgtagatgccggggatcgagcccaggtcagccacgtgcgaggcaaatggtGCCTTACCCCACGCTCTCTTCCCGGCCCTGGCTCAGAAACCGTTTCGGTTTTTTCTTAGTATCAGAATCTACAGGAcaagcttttggggctggagtgatagcacagcgggagggcgtttccgttgcacgcggccagccatcccataggtcccccgagcactgccaggagtgattcctgagtgcagagcccgagtcacccctgagcatcgctgtgtggcccaaaaagaaaaaaaaaaatacaggacaaGCTTTTATCGCGTCTCCTGAATCTCTCCCTACGTTCAGGAATGCTTCTCCCTTCTGCCCGGGGCCACACTCCAGACCCCCGGGCCTAACGGTGCCCGTGCCACGTACCCCTGCCCCGCATGCGCGTGGGGTGAAGGCCTTGACTCCAGAGCTGAGCGCATGGGCCTGGCGGTTCCGAGCCCGGCCCTAGCCGCGTCCTCAGAGTGCCCGCACGGGGGGCCCGTTTCGTGCCACGGCTGATGGCAAGGGCCTGCGGccaagggtggggtggaggagggggggtgTATTTGCCGCCACTTCCTATGGGAATTCTTTGGCTCCCAGCCGGCCTGCACACCCCGGCCCATTGTCGCCCTGAGTGTGGCTGGGTTGTCGTGGCAACGGCGTCACACCCTGTTTTTCCAAACGGCTTTTTCCTGGCAAATGCCAAAGGGTGTCCTTTGTCTTTGTCCCAGGCACACACAGGCCCAGCAGCACCCCAGGGcaggctccctgccccccaccccgctgggcCGGGCTCCGGCCGCACCCGAGGGGGCCAGGCAGAGAGAAGCCTGCGTGCCTCCGTGGGGACGGCCTGTGGGTGCCCCCACTCAGCCCCCCAGTGCTCTACACACAGGGAGATGGAGCAGCCCCCAGCCGCCCCGGGACGCCCGAGCCCGCCTTGGTTGGGGGGCGGTGGGCACACGCCGAGCCCTGTCCGTGCAcgccgccccgcccgcctgcTGCTTGCCCGCTGTGAAGCCTCTTTCATGAGGAAGGTTCTGGGAGCCAACAAGAGGAGCATTGTGTGGGCGCGGGAGCGAGCGGGccctggcgggcgggcgggccggggccctggggacaggggcCAAGAGAAGCCGcggcctgggcctggcctgggtCGGGCCTGTTCCCCAGGGTGCCTGTGACAGGGGGCCGCTGGGCCCGGGAGGCCTGACTCTGGCCTGCAGCGCCGGGGGAGCGCCCATGGCCGGGAGAGGAAGGGCCCCCGGCCCTCGGCCGCCCCCTGAGCCGCTCCCCGTGTCCCCACAGCATCCTTTTCTGAGCGAGTGCGGAACATGGCACCTGACGAGATCAAGATCCCGCCGGAACCCCCTGGCCGGTGCTCAAACCACTTACAAGTAAGCGCCGCGCCCGCACGGCTTCAGGAGGCCCCGGGACGGGCCACTTCCTCCTGGCGCCCTTGGCCACGGTCTCCAGGGCCTGTGGGAATGGAAAATGCTAGAAATCCAGGAGAAACGGGGCGTTTGTGCTTGGCGTGTTCGGGGgggctctgccccctgccccggagCAGCCCTGGGGACCCCGGCCGCCCCTCGTCCTCAGCCTCTGCTTGTCCGCCTGCCCTCCCCCAGGGACGGTGACTCacgggcccagggctgggagcagcAGAGACTCCCCCTTCCAGGAAGTCTTCCCCCTTTTGCTGAGCTGCCAgctcacccccccccgccccccacagcgcCGTGTCCCCACACGCCAGCAGCAAGCCCCGGCTTGTGAGCCCAGCGGCCGGCCAGGCGGCGCgcgcccagccctcccccccaccacacacacacacacacacacacacacacacacacacacacacacacacacacacggctgggGGGCCTCACTGTCACCCTCCCGGGTGCAGGCTGGGCCCCTCACCACCCCCATTACAGCTTCCTCTGGCCAATCTTCAGGGGGATGCCGTGGAGGTGTGGACTCCCCCTGTGGTGCTCCTACAGGCCCGCTGGCAGGAGGGGGGTGTGGGCCCGGGATTTCCTCCCGTGGAGTCTGTGGCTGCAGAGCGCCCCAGCACTGCGGGGGGGCTCCGCCTGAGCCAAGTCTGGGCCCACCTCACGCGTGCCGTCATGGCAGCACTCGAGGGCTGGGGGTCCCCTTGGAACGAGCTGATGGGGCTGTGACTGGCTGCAGGCCGCCCCACTCGCACAGGTCCCGGGCTGCCTGTCGTCCCCCGCTGCTCTGCGCCCTCCCCATCCCCTTGTCCTCACCGCAGAGGGACAGGGCCCGGGTGTGGCGCTGGGTCCGAGTCCTGTGCAGTGGCCACGGCGCGTGGCCTGACCGGCCTGTTCTCCCCCGAGGACAAGATCCAGAAGCTGTACGAGCGGAAGGTGAAGGAGGGCATGGACATGAACTACATCATCCAGAGGAAGAAGGAGTTCCGGAACCCCAGGTGCGCCTCCCGCGCGCGCGAGACTAGATGCGGATGGTGGGCGGGGGGCGTGCCCGGTCCCCCCAGCTCTGGGCCGCAGTCTGTGCCGCAGGCTTGTGCCCCACGGAAGGGATGAGGTGGTCTTGGTCTGCCCTCGCCGTGGTGGCCCCGTCCAGCGTCAGCTTCAGACCACACGTGGGGCCGGAACCTGAGCACAGCGTGGAGGGCTGCCCCGGGTGGTCTCCGAGCCCCACGGGAAGGGAGTCCTgctcgcagagccaggagtaagccctgagcacttccgggtctggcccccaaaacacaaacggCCCAGACGAGCCCGTCTCAGCTCCAGCTTCTCCCTGGCCCGGCCTCACTCGGGGCCCAGGGGGTGGGCCGGTGGTGTCTGTCTGTCCCGAGCCCCCGGAGTGCAGACGTTGGAAACGCCTGGAGCGATTGTGCTGGGACTCGGGGTTCATCCACACTCCAGGCTCTGGGCCTGCCCTcgacctcagtttcccctccgtAGCATCTATGAGAAGCTGATCCAGTTCTGTGCGATTGATGAGCTTGGCACCAACTACCCGAAGGTGGGTCGCGGGCGGCAGCCGGGGAGCCAGTGGGGTTCTTTGGGACTGGCGGGAGGGCACCCCATTGGCCGGGTGTGAGCTGGGTCAGCGGAGAGGTTTCGGGCAGGGGGGCGTTGACCTGTCGGGCGGGCCTGGGTGACCACTGAGCCCTAGAAGGTCGAGGGGACCTGTCGCGGGGCCCTTACTTGTCTGCAGGTCCTGGCCAGGCACTGGCCCGTTGACCCCCGGGCCCTGTCTGTTGCAGGATATGTTCGACCCCCACGGCTGGTCTGAGGACTCCTACTACGAGGCCCTGGGTAGGTGGCGCAGGGGAGTGTCGGGTGGTTGCTGCCGGGAGGGGTGAGGGAAGCCAGCGGCGGGCACCCTTGGGTGACAGGAGAGCAGCGTGCTCGGGCCAGGGCGCAGACGTGCCTGCTCGGAGCACCCAGGCCAGGGGTGTGCACTGAGCCCCCGGGGCGGGGTGCCGTGGGCGTGGATAAGCGCTGTTGTAATAGAGCGACCCGGCTGGGCCACTTGGGTGGGAAAGTagggccctggggccagagtcCCTGTGAGACAGAGGCTTCTCTGCCCGGGAGCATCCCCGAGAGCAGGGCTCCCCAGCCGGCGCCGGCGCCTGCCTCTCGTGGGCATGTGCTGGCGATTCCCGTGCTGCCCCACCCCACGCTGCTCTCCTAACCCCCCTCTCACCGTCGCAGCGAAAGCCCAGAAGATCGAGATGGACAAGTTGGAGAAGGCCAAAAAGGAGCGGACCAAAGTGCGTGGGCcaggcgggggccggcggggtggggggggccggggggtgtCGCCCCTGCCCAGCTGAAGGCGCTTCCTTGTCCCCGTTGGACTCCAGTGTCTGGAGTCGCCCCTTCCCCGGCTCCCGGGGCCATTGGAGCCTCCTGGCCGTCAGCTGACCAGGGGGCTCCCCTcggaccctgagccccacctgctCCCGGGAGTTGAGGCCGGACGTGCCCTCTGGGTGCCGTCGTGACCAGCCTCACCCAAGGCCGGGACCCTCCCCGGGGTGAATCCTCTGCCCCCACAGGGGGCCGGGGGCATGTCCCTGCGCAGAGCAGAGCCCGCGTCTCACTGTCCACTCCCACTCCAGATCGAGTTCGTGACGGGCACCAAGAAGGGCACCACGACCAGCGCCACGGCCCCGGCCACCGCCACGGCCAGCACTGCTGTCGCAGGTGAGGGGCCGCACGGGGACGGGAGgggggccccagccctgctggggggggggggcctggccgCGGGGCGCCCGGGTGCCCACACGCCCTCCCCCTCCTGCAGACGCCCAGAAGAGAAAGAGCAAGTGGGACTCGGCCATCCCGGTGACCAGCATCGCGCAGCCCACCATCctcaccaccaccgccaccctgCCGGCCGTCGTCACCGTCACCACCAGCGCCAGCGGCTCCAAGACCACCGTCATCTCGGCTGTGGGCACCATCGTGAAGAAGGCCAAGCAGTGACTGGCGCCGTGCGAGCCGCAGACGTTCTCCCTCCCAGGCAGGGGGCACGAGCCGGAGACCAGGCGCCCAGGGTGCCCCGCGGTGCCTGCGGGACAGGACCTGCTGCCCAGCTGACCGGGGAGCCGCCCGGGTGGCATTGCCAGGGACACGGGACACCGCCACCGAGGGGGTGTGCGACCGCAGACAGCGTCCGCTCGTCCCGTGGGGTCTCTCGCCCCATTAAAAGTCCCTTTTCCCAGGTCACGGCCTCCCAGGTGCACCGCACCTGCCACGGACGGATTCGGGGGTCcattcccaggggtgctggggccagCGTGGGGCCAACCCAGGGGCCCGCGTGCAAAGCCCCTCGGCCCCTCGAGCATCTCCAGGCCCCGTGTTGGTTTTCAGGGACGCGCGGAAGACCCGGTCCCCGCTTCCTCTTGGCAGGGCTGACTGTCGAGGGCGCCGGCATGCACCGGGCTGAGGCCCCATCAACCCCGCACTCCCCGTCCTGGGGACCCCGCaggcgcccagccctgcccgcccttGGCCACTCCTGGGCTCTGGCAGTCGCCCTGCAGGGCCGGCGCTGACCCAACCCGAGTGCCCGGAGGCATGAATCAGCCCCTgtgggccgggaggggccggtggcccagggcctggcacgGAGTCCTTCCTGTGCCTGTTATCTCCGTCCCGCAGCCGCCC
This region includes:
- the SAP30BP gene encoding SAP30-binding protein, encoding MAGKKNVLSSLAVYAEDSEPESDGEAGVETAGSATEEKGGLVSEAYGDDDFSRLGGDEEGYEEEEDENSKQSEDEDSESEKPEADDQEDNAEVEKRDPQELVASFSERVRNMAPDEIKIPPEPPGRCSNHLQDKIQKLYERKVKEGMDMNYIIQRKKEFRNPSIYEKLIQFCAIDELGTNYPKDMFDPHGWSEDSYYEALAKAQKIEMDKLEKAKKERTKIEFVTGTKKGTTTSATAPATATASTAVADAQKRKSKWDSAIPVTSIAQPTILTTTATLPAVVTVTTSASGSKTTVISAVGTIVKKAKQ